A genome region from Bufo gargarizans isolate SCDJY-AF-19 chromosome 2, ASM1485885v1, whole genome shotgun sequence includes the following:
- the LOC122925828 gene encoding chloride intracellular channel protein 6-like: protein MAEAVEVMLRRLREAADTRGSDWLEEQVTALLRGAEVGTSGPTPAATRSRRARPPARLSPDLPPRVRRRVRSPTRDPPRREHSKATAASRRGRNPYVRRDPPEAVGPPPQPTTSATRESGPGSAGSPPVPRSGRPAQRGRGSGSRGSSGAARSARAARRRLLQDEPLSVAHEAAPVGAGDGRRPRHDALLSEEEDEAVLDGSLPQSRPLGHEDRRADAYMEDRELRRPFPEGGQFATGPDTVEDRGRPRAIPNAPSSDPAGVLPANSASTHQRNVADPGVVRQESGPAAAGFTAPGQLVGAVSPAGPGGESGRIGVSRVVV, encoded by the exons ATGGCAGAAGCTGTGGAGGTGATGCTGCGGCGCTTGAGGGAAGCAGCGGACACCAGGGGCAGCGACTGGCTGGAGGAGCAGGTGACTGCATTGCTAAGGGGGGCGGAGGTGGGTACGTCTGGCCCTACTCCAGCAGCTACACGGTCGCGGCGGGCAaggccgccggcgcgcctgagCCCTGATTTACCCCCCCGGGTCCGGCGCCGTGTCAGGAGCCCCACAAGGGACCCTCCACGCCGGGAGCATTCCAAGGCTACTGCGGcctcccggcgtgggaggaatccataTGTCCGGCGGGACCCTCCAGAGGCTGTGGGGCCTCCCCCTCAGCCCACCACTTCAGCTACAAGGGAGTCAGGACCTGGTTCTGCAGGATCCCCTCCTGTCCCCAGGAGTGGGAGGCCTGCTCAGCGTGGGAGAGGTagtggcagcagaggcagcagcggGGCTGCGCGGTCGGCCAGGGCGGCCCGGCGCAGGCTCTTACAGGATGAGCCCCTTTCAGTGGCACACGAGGCTGCGCCTGTAGGTGCCGGGGACGGGCGCAGGCCTCGCCATGATGCGCTTCTttcagaggaggaggacgaggctgTTCTGGACGGCTCCCTGCCCCAGAGCAGGCCTCTTGGGCATGAAGACAGGCGCGCAGATGCTtatatggaggacagggagttgcGCAGGCCATTTCCTGAGGGCGGACAGTTTGCTACTGGTCCTGACACCGTTGAAGACAGAGGGCGTCCCAGAGCCATTCCTAACGCACCCAGCAGTGATCCGGCTGGGGTGCTGCCGGCGAACAGCGCAAGTACCCACCAGAGGAACGTCGCGGATCCAGGAGTCGTACGTCAGGAATCAGGACCTGCGGCTGCCGGGTTCACAGCACCCGGGCAGCTAG tgggagcGGTTTCGCCAGCTGGCCCCGGAGGCGAGTCAGGTCGGATTGGTGTGTCCAGAGTCGTTGTGTGA